A stretch of the Flavobacterium sp. 5 genome encodes the following:
- a CDS encoding type IX secretion system membrane protein PorP/SprF produces the protein MKTKLFSIVMMFTAIACFAQQDAQYTQYMYNTVNVNPAYAGSRGALSFFALHRTQWVGLDGAPITNTVSVNTPFNNTKLGAGLSIVNDEIGPSTSNSISADISYTIPVSESFKLSFGIKGTANIFSIDVNKLNPSDQTDPQFQNISSEFNPNIGAGLYLHSDKAYIGFSIPNFIEADKYNDNDVAIYKEKMNYYLIGGYVFDLSPTIKFKPAFMTKLVEGSPLQVDVSANFMFIDKLTVGVAYRWSAAMSAMVGFQVSDAFYVGYSYDFETTELDNYNSGSHELFLRYEIFQKNSKMTTPRFF, from the coding sequence ATGAAAACAAAACTATTTTCAATCGTTATGATGTTTACAGCCATTGCATGTTTTGCGCAACAAGATGCTCAATATACTCAATATATGTATAACACAGTAAATGTAAATCCAGCATACGCGGGTTCTAGAGGAGCATTAAGCTTTTTTGCATTGCATCGTACACAATGGGTAGGCCTTGATGGTGCTCCGATTACAAATACGGTGTCTGTAAATACTCCCTTTAATAATACTAAATTAGGAGCGGGTCTTTCAATTGTAAATGATGAAATAGGACCATCAACTTCTAATTCTATATCAGCAGATATATCCTATACTATTCCAGTATCTGAATCATTTAAACTCTCTTTTGGGATTAAAGGAACTGCTAATATCTTTAGTATAGATGTTAATAAATTAAACCCTAGTGATCAAACTGATCCTCAATTTCAAAATATTAGTAGTGAGTTTAATCCTAACATAGGTGCTGGTCTTTATTTACATTCAGACAAAGCCTATATTGGGTTTTCAATTCCAAATTTCATAGAAGCAGATAAATATAATGACAATGATGTTGCCATTTATAAAGAGAAAATGAATTATTATTTAATTGGAGGATATGTTTTTGATTTATCTCCCACCATAAAATTCAAACCAGCTTTTATGACTAAACTGGTAGAAGGTTCTCCTTTACAAGTTGATGTTTCTGCTAATTTTATGTTTATTGATAAATTAACTGTCGGAGTAGCCTACAGATGGAGCGCTGCGATGAGTGCTATGGTTGGATTTCAAGTTTCTGATGCTTTTTACGTTGGATACTCTTATGATTTTGAAACTACCGAACTAGATAATTATAACTCTGGTTCACATGAGTTGTTCTTACGCTATGAAATATTCCAAAAAAATAGTAAAATGACAACTCCTAGGTTCTTCTAA
- a CDS encoding OmpA family protein, translating to MKNITVLYLTILNLFALCSYAQKGKIASADKKYDNYAYIDAIKTYERIAQKGYQSPDMYQKIGNAYFFNSELDEANKWYEKLFALTTDVDPEYYYRYAYCLKSVGQNDKANEMLKIYNDKTGNKGKGEYYAKEVNYLDKIKANSGRYKIKDPGINTKYSDYGSSFYNENKLVFTSSRDTGSLGQRKHTWTDQYFTNLYQTNLAGDSLTPEKTAKFSRSVRSKFHEASAIFSKDGKTMYFTRNNYLEGKKGKDENKITLIKIYKASFEKNDWANITELPFNSNSYSTAHPALSPDEKTLYFVSNMPGSLGESDIFKVSINDDGSYGNPVNLGDIINTPGKETFPFVSDENELYFSSDTHPGLGGLDVFVSRINPDGTFDEVQNVGADVNGPKDDFAYLINTKNRIGFFSSNRDGGKGFDDIYQFLETKRLTPKCKPELNGTITELTSGQTLSNAKITLYDDLHKAISTTESDDKGYYSFTVESQKTFSVRAEKEDYTTTEKTTTIKTDECKTQLDLAFEKALCKVAVGDDLGKCFGIKWIYFDLDKSDIRPEAALDLAKILDVMGQYPNMKIDIRSHTDSRASFKYNQGLSERRAKSTKDWLIKNGVNPDRLSFKGYGETQLVNKCSDGVKCTEEEHQQNRRSEFIITAL from the coding sequence ATGAAAAACATTACAGTACTTTACCTAACTATACTTAATCTTTTTGCATTATGTTCTTATGCTCAAAAAGGTAAAATAGCGAGTGCAGATAAAAAATACGATAACTATGCCTACATCGATGCCATAAAAACGTATGAAAGGATAGCTCAAAAAGGCTATCAATCTCCAGATATGTATCAAAAAATTGGTAATGCTTATTTCTTTAACTCTGAGTTAGATGAAGCCAATAAATGGTATGAAAAATTATTTGCATTAACAACTGATGTAGATCCAGAATATTATTATCGATATGCCTATTGTTTGAAATCTGTTGGACAAAATGATAAAGCAAATGAGATGCTTAAAATTTATAATGACAAAACAGGAAACAAAGGTAAAGGAGAATACTATGCCAAGGAAGTCAATTATCTAGATAAAATAAAAGCAAATTCAGGAAGATATAAAATAAAAGATCCTGGAATCAATACTAAATATTCCGATTATGGAAGTTCATTTTATAATGAGAATAAACTAGTTTTTACCTCCTCAAGAGACACAGGAAGTTTAGGTCAAAGAAAACACACTTGGACAGATCAATACTTTACCAATTTGTATCAAACTAACTTAGCTGGAGATTCATTAACTCCTGAAAAAACAGCAAAATTTTCAAGAAGTGTGAGATCAAAATTTCACGAGGCAAGTGCTATTTTTTCTAAAGATGGCAAAACAATGTATTTTACCAGAAATAATTATTTGGAAGGAAAAAAAGGGAAAGATGAAAACAAAATTACTTTAATTAAAATATACAAAGCTAGTTTTGAAAAAAATGATTGGGCAAATATAACAGAACTGCCTTTCAATAGTAATAGTTATAGCACTGCTCATCCAGCACTAAGTCCTGATGAAAAAACTCTATATTTTGTTTCGAATATGCCTGGAAGCCTCGGTGAATCTGATATTTTTAAAGTAAGCATCAACGATGATGGATCATACGGTAATCCCGTAAATTTAGGTGATATTATTAACACTCCTGGAAAAGAAACATTCCCTTTTGTAAGCGATGAAAATGAACTTTATTTTTCATCAGACACACATCCAGGACTTGGCGGTTTAGATGTATTTGTTTCCCGAATAAATCCTGATGGAACATTTGATGAAGTTCAAAATGTAGGTGCAGATGTAAATGGACCTAAAGATGATTTCGCTTATTTAATCAATACAAAAAACCGAATTGGATTTTTCTCGTCTAATAGGGATGGTGGAAAAGGATTTGATGACATCTATCAATTTTTAGAAACTAAAAGGCTTACTCCTAAATGTAAACCAGAATTAAATGGAACAATTACAGAATTAACTTCAGGTCAAACGCTCTCTAATGCCAAAATAACTCTTTATGATGATCTTCATAAAGCAATAAGCACAACAGAATCTGATGATAAAGGGTACTATTCCTTTACTGTAGAAAGTCAAAAAACATTTAGCGTAAGAGCCGAAAAAGAAGATTATACTACTACCGAAAAAACTACTACAATAAAAACTGATGAGTGTAAAACTCAATTAGATTTAGCTTTTGAAAAAGCTTTATGTAAAGTAGCTGTTGGTGATGATTTAGGTAAATGTTTTGGTATAAAATGGATTTACTTTGACTTAGATAAATCAGATATTAGACCTGAAGCCGCATTAGATTTAGCCAAAATATTAGATGTAATGGGACAATATCCAAACATGAAAATAGATATTCGTTCTCATACTGATAGTCGAGCTTCATTTAAATATAATCAAGGTCTTTCTGAAAGAAGAGCAAAATCAACCAAAGACTGGTTAATCAAAAATGGTGTTAATCCAGATAGACTAAGCTTCAAAGGTTACGGTGAAACTCAATTAGTCAACAAATGTTCTGATGGTGTAAAATGTACTGAAGAAGAACATCAACAAAATAGACGTAGTGAATTCATAATAACAGCTTTATAA
- a CDS encoding CAP domain-containing protein yields the protein MELKCLRFSFFVTILCFMVSCSSEDIPPATEIANPTTVALDYNYSAVELETMTLINNYRVSIGLKTLEKINYISYKSEEHDEYMIANNVVNHDDFEARSSNLMKVLGAKDVSENIAYNYNSAQGAFDAWLKSDGHRENIEGNFTHFGISIRENPATGKKYYTNIFIKI from the coding sequence ATGGAATTGAAATGTCTTCGTTTTTCGTTTTTTGTTACTATTTTGTGTTTTATGGTTTCTTGCTCATCTGAGGATATTCCTCCAGCTACAGAAATTGCCAATCCTACAACTGTCGCGTTAGATTATAACTATAGTGCCGTTGAATTAGAAACGATGACTTTGATAAACAATTACAGAGTAAGTATTGGATTAAAGACTTTAGAAAAAATCAATTATATTTCGTATAAATCGGAAGAGCATGATGAATATATGATTGCTAACAATGTTGTAAATCATGATGATTTTGAAGCTCGCTCATCAAATTTGATGAAAGTTTTAGGAGCAAAAGATGTAAGTGAAAATATTGCATATAATTATAATAGTGCTCAAGGCGCTTTTGATGCATGGTTAAAAAGTGATGGTCATAGAGAAAATATAGAAGGTAATTTTACTCATTTTGGAATTTCAATCAGAGAAAATCCAGCTACGGGTAAAAAATATTATACTAATATTTTTATAAAAATTTAG
- the pdxH gene encoding pyridoxamine 5'-phosphate oxidase: MSDLSNYRKSYEKSELLESSIPEDPINLFNRWFHEVENFEGSGEVNAMTVSTIGLDGFPKSRVVLLKKFNEEGFTFYTNYNSEKGRAIGNNPNVCLSFFWESLERQVIIKGVAQKTSENNSDGYFDSRPDGSKLGAIVSNQSEVVPSRTYLEENLKQLEKDFEGKEILRPEHWGGFLVTPLEVEFWQGRPNRLHDRIRYKLEDDYSWKISRLAP, translated from the coding sequence ATGAGTGATTTAAGCAATTATAGAAAATCATATGAAAAAAGTGAATTATTAGAATCTTCAATCCCAGAAGATCCAATAAATCTTTTCAATAGATGGTTTCATGAGGTCGAAAATTTTGAAGGAAGTGGTGAAGTTAATGCTATGACAGTTTCTACAATTGGATTGGATGGTTTTCCTAAATCACGAGTTGTTTTATTGAAAAAATTTAATGAAGAAGGATTTACTTTTTATACTAATTATAATTCTGAAAAGGGGAGAGCTATTGGTAATAATCCAAATGTTTGTCTTTCTTTTTTTTGGGAAAGTCTAGAACGTCAGGTAATTATAAAAGGTGTTGCCCAGAAAACTTCTGAAAATAATTCTGATGGTTACTTTGATTCCAGACCAGATGGTAGTAAACTAGGAGCAATAGTTTCAAATCAAAGTGAGGTTGTTCCTTCTAGAACTTATCTTGAAGAGAATTTGAAACAATTAGAAAAAGATTTTGAAGGTAAAGAAATACTCCGACCTGAACATTGGGGTGGTTTTTTGGTAACTCCATTAGAAGTTGAGTTTTGGCAAGGAAGACCTAATCGTTTGCATGATCGTATTCGATATAAATTAGAGGATGATTATTCGTGGAAAATTTCTCGTTTAGCTCCTTAA
- a CDS encoding ribonuclease Z: MKLTILGCYAATPRTLTNPTSQVLEIKNRLFLIDCGEGTQVQLRKNKLKFSKINHVFISHLHGDHFFGLIGLISTFALLGRTNDLHIYGPKGIKEIIDLQLKLSNSWTNYQLFFHELESKESEIVFEDNKVVVKTIPLKHRVYTNGFLFQEKIGERKLDLNAVQNFEIESCYYQNIKNGKDITLEDGRVIENSKLSFDPDPPLSYAFCSDTKYNEDIIPIIENVSVLYHESTFLDSEENLALKTMHSTAKEAARIALKANVQQLILGHYSTRYDSINFFKKEAETIFKEVLLAEDGKSFEF, encoded by the coding sequence TTGAAACTCACCATTCTAGGCTGTTATGCCGCTACTCCGCGTACTTTAACGAATCCTACTTCTCAGGTTTTAGAAATTAAGAATAGACTTTTTTTAATTGATTGTGGCGAAGGGACTCAAGTTCAGTTGCGTAAAAACAAATTAAAATTTTCTAAGATTAATCATGTGTTTATTTCTCATTTGCATGGTGATCATTTTTTTGGCTTAATAGGTTTAATATCTACTTTTGCCCTTTTGGGAAGAACAAATGATTTGCATATTTATGGTCCAAAAGGAATAAAAGAAATAATCGATCTGCAATTAAAATTGTCTAATTCATGGACTAATTATCAATTGTTTTTTCATGAATTAGAATCTAAGGAAAGTGAAATTGTTTTTGAAGACAATAAAGTAGTTGTAAAGACAATTCCATTAAAACATCGTGTTTATACCAATGGGTTTTTATTTCAGGAAAAAATTGGAGAGCGCAAGCTAGATTTGAATGCAGTTCAAAATTTTGAAATAGAATCCTGTTATTATCAGAATATCAAAAATGGAAAAGACATCACTCTTGAAGATGGTAGGGTTATTGAGAATAGTAAATTAAGTTTTGATCCTGATCCCCCTTTGAGTTATGCTTTTTGTTCAGACACCAAATACAATGAAGATATAATTCCAATAATCGAAAATGTTTCTGTATTGTATCATGAATCTACATTTTTAGATTCTGAAGAAAATTTGGCTTTAAAAACAATGCATTCTACTGCTAAAGAAGCTGCAAGAATTGCTTTGAAAGCGAATGTACAGCAATTAATTTTAGGGCATTATTCTACTCGTTATGATAGTATTAATTTTTTTAAAAAGGAAGCGGAAACTATTTTTAAAGAAGTATTATTAGCGGAGGATGGTAAAAGTTTTGAGTTTTAG
- a CDS encoding ribonuclease Z, which produces MKVTTKGHTIIIKDTEGDVVEFLEKINNQYSSFKEHNLILDISHDTSVDVKSIKIFSDLSKKHKKAKKSLVLVVEDIDFNKIPQSIIVVPTQLEAQDLIEMDEIERDLGF; this is translated from the coding sequence ATGAAAGTTACTACTAAAGGTCATACCATCATAATTAAAGATACTGAGGGGGATGTTGTAGAGTTTTTGGAAAAGATAAACAATCAATACAGCAGCTTTAAAGAACATAATCTTATTTTAGATATTTCACATGATACATCAGTTGATGTGAAGTCTATTAAAATTTTTTCAGATTTATCTAAAAAACATAAAAAAGCAAAAAAATCATTAGTCTTGGTTGTTGAGGATATTGATTTTAATAAAATTCCTCAATCTATCATTGTTGTGCCTACTCAATTGGAAGCTCAGGATTTAATTGAAATGGATGAAATTGAAAGAGATTTAGGATTTTAA
- a CDS encoding aspartate carbamoyltransferase catalytic subunit, which produces MSELSVNHLLGIKYINENDINLIFETADHFKEVINRPIKKVPSLRDITIANIFFENSTRTKLSFELAQKRLSADVISFSAAQSSVKKGETLIDTVNNILSMKVDMVVMRHSNPGAAYFLSKNVKASIVNAGDGAHEHPTQALLDSYSIREKLGDVAGKKVVIVGDILHSRVALSNIYALQMQGAEVKVCGPKTLIPRHIESLGVTVEPNLRKALEWCDVANMLRVQNERMDVNFFPSTREYAQQYGVDKALLDSLDKEIVIMHPGPINRGVEITSDVADSQQSVILNQVENGVAIRMAVIYLLASKIQ; this is translated from the coding sequence ATGAGCGAATTAAGTGTAAATCATTTATTAGGTATTAAATATATTAATGAAAATGATATCAACCTGATTTTTGAAACTGCCGATCATTTTAAGGAAGTTATTAATCGACCTATAAAGAAAGTACCTTCATTACGCGATATTACAATTGCTAATATTTTTTTTGAAAACAGTACCCGTACCAAGTTATCATTCGAATTAGCTCAAAAAAGACTATCAGCTGATGTTATTAGTTTTTCAGCAGCACAGTCTTCTGTAAAAAAAGGAGAAACATTAATTGATACTGTAAATAATATTCTTTCGATGAAAGTTGACATGGTTGTAATGCGACATTCAAATCCGGGAGCAGCATATTTTTTGTCTAAAAATGTTAAAGCAAGTATTGTTAATGCAGGAGATGGTGCTCATGAACATCCAACTCAAGCTTTGTTAGATAGTTATTCTATTAGAGAAAAATTAGGAGATGTAGCAGGAAAAAAAGTAGTGATTGTTGGAGACATATTACATTCAAGAGTTGCACTTTCTAATATATATGCTTTGCAAATGCAAGGTGCCGAAGTTAAAGTTTGTGGTCCTAAAACACTTATTCCAAGACATATCGAATCACTTGGAGTAACAGTTGAGCCTAATTTACGTAAAGCACTTGAATGGTGTGATGTAGCCAATATGTTAAGGGTTCAAAATGAAAGAATGGATGTTAATTTTTTTCCATCAACCAGAGAGTATGCTCAGCAGTATGGAGTAGATAAAGCATTATTGGATTCTTTAGATAAAGAAATTGTAATTATGCATCCAGGACCAATAAATCGTGGTGTTGAAATTACGAGTGACGTAGCCGACTCTCAACAATCGGTAATTTTAAATCAAGTGGAGAATGGTGTTGCTATTAGAATGGCAGTTATCTATCTTTTGGCTTCAAAAATTCAATAA
- the pyrR gene encoding bifunctional pyr operon transcriptional regulator/uracil phosphoribosyltransferase PyrR, whose product MNQKVLLNSKEVNIILNRLACQLIEKHLDFSDTVLIGIQPRGTFLAERLKELLENEYQIPNIALGYLDITFFRDDFRRTNKPLEANKTQIDFLVEDKKVIFIDDVLYTGRSIRAALTAIQSFGRPSGIELLTLIDRRFSRDLPIQPDFRGRQVDAINGEKVKVCWVEQDGEDGVYLVTN is encoded by the coding sequence ATGAATCAAAAAGTGTTACTCAATTCAAAGGAAGTCAATATTATTTTGAACCGTTTGGCTTGTCAATTAATTGAAAAACATCTTGACTTTTCAGATACAGTATTAATTGGAATCCAACCCAGAGGGACATTTTTAGCAGAACGATTGAAAGAGTTATTGGAAAACGAATATCAGATACCCAATATTGCTTTAGGATATTTAGATATTACTTTTTTTAGAGACGATTTCCGCAGAACTAATAAACCTTTGGAAGCAAATAAAACACAAATTGATTTTTTGGTAGAAGATAAAAAAGTCATTTTTATTGATGATGTACTGTACACTGGACGAAGTATACGTGCGGCTTTAACAGCAATTCAATCTTTTGGAAGGCCTTCCGGAATAGAATTACTGACATTAATCGATAGGCGATTTAGTAGAGATTTGCCTATTCAACCCGATTTCCGTGGCCGTCAGGTAGATGCTATAAATGGTGAAAAAGTAAAAGTTTGTTGGGTTGAGCAAGATGGAGAAGACGGTGTCTATTTAGTAACCAATTAG
- a CDS encoding ABC-F family ATP-binding cassette domain-containing protein: MLTVNNLSVQFGKRILFDEVNTTFTHGNIYGVIGANGAGKSTFLKIIAGDMDPTSGHIHLEPGKRMSVLNQNHNMFDEHTVLETVLMGNKVLYAVKAEMDALYLDYNDKNADRIGELQVQFEEMNGWNADSDAASMLSNLGINESDHYTLMGDLEGKIKVRVLLAQALFGNPDVLIMDEPTNDLDFETISWLENFLANYENTVIVVSHDRHFLDAVCTHISDIDFSKINHYSGNYTFWYESSQLAAKQRAQQNKKAEEKKQELEEFIRRFSANVAKSKQATSRKKMISKLNISEIKPSSRRYPAIIFDQDREAGDQILNVQNLSASIDGEVLFKGVDLNMAKGDKIVLFSKDSRATTAFYEILNNNQKADSGEFDWGITTNQAYLPAENHSFFENDLTLVDWLRQWAKTEEERDEVFIRGFLGKMIFSGEEALKTSRVLSGGEKVRCMLSRMMMERANILMLDEPTNHLDLESITAFNNSLKNYKGSIIFTTHDHEFAQTVGNRVVELTPNGVIDRYMTFDEYLDDEKIQEQRKKMYNL; encoded by the coding sequence ATGTTAACAGTCAATAATTTATCAGTACAATTTGGCAAGCGAATTTTGTTCGACGAAGTAAATACAACTTTCACACACGGAAATATTTACGGAGTTATTGGAGCCAATGGTGCTGGAAAATCTACTTTTCTTAAAATAATAGCAGGTGATATGGATCCTACTTCGGGACATATTCATTTGGAACCAGGTAAACGTATGTCGGTTTTAAACCAAAATCACAATATGTTTGATGAGCATACTGTTTTGGAAACCGTATTGATGGGAAATAAAGTTCTATACGCTGTTAAGGCAGAAATGGATGCGCTTTACCTTGATTATAATGATAAAAATGCGGATAGAATAGGGGAGCTTCAAGTGCAATTTGAAGAAATGAATGGGTGGAATGCAGATTCTGACGCTGCTTCAATGTTATCCAATTTAGGAATCAACGAAAGTGATCATTATACTTTGATGGGGGATTTGGAAGGAAAAATTAAAGTTCGTGTGCTTTTAGCGCAAGCTTTATTTGGAAATCCTGATGTTTTAATAATGGATGAGCCTACGAATGATTTGGATTTTGAAACTATTTCTTGGTTAGAAAATTTCTTAGCTAACTATGAAAATACAGTAATAGTAGTATCTCATGACCGTCACTTTTTAGATGCTGTTTGTACACATATCTCGGATATTGATTTTAGTAAAATTAACCATTATTCAGGAAATTATACTTTTTGGTATGAATCAAGCCAATTAGCTGCGAAACAACGTGCGCAACAAAACAAAAAAGCTGAAGAAAAGAAACAGGAATTAGAAGAATTTATTCGTCGTTTTTCTGCGAATGTGGCGAAGTCTAAGCAAGCTACTTCTCGTAAAAAAATGATTTCTAAATTAAATATTTCAGAAATTAAGCCTTCTAGCCGTCGTTATCCTGCTATCATTTTTGATCAGGATCGCGAAGCGGGAGATCAAATTCTGAATGTTCAAAACTTAAGCGCTTCTATTGATGGAGAGGTTTTATTTAAAGGAGTTGATTTGAATATGGCGAAAGGCGATAAAATCGTTCTTTTTTCAAAAGATTCACGTGCTACAACTGCTTTTTATGAAATTTTAAATAATAATCAAAAAGCTGACTCTGGAGAATTTGATTGGGGAATTACAACAAATCAAGCCTATTTGCCAGCAGAAAATCATTCCTTTTTTGAAAATGATTTAACATTGGTGGATTGGTTACGCCAATGGGCAAAAACTGAAGAAGAACGTGATGAAGTTTTTATTAGAGGTTTCCTTGGAAAAATGATTTTCTCAGGAGAAGAGGCTTTAAAAACAAGTAGAGTGTTGTCTGGAGGAGAGAAAGTTCGTTGTATGTTGTCAAGAATGATGATGGAACGTGCTAATATTTTGATGTTGGATGAGCCAACTAACCACTTGGATTTGGAGTCTATTACGGCTTTTAATAATTCATTAAAAAACTATAAAGGATCTATTATTTTTACAACACATGACCACGAGTTTGCACAAACTGTTGGTAATAGAGTAGTAGAGTTAACACCAAATGGAGTTATTGACCGTTACATGACTTTTGATGAATATTTGGATGATGAAAAAATTCAGGAACAAAGAAAGAAGATGTACAATCTATAA
- a CDS encoding glycoside hydrolase family 18 protein, which yields MKSFKLYFLFFLIPLFISGQNKKDLSVIAYYMGDDKQIDEFDVSKLTHIIFSFCHLKDGKLNVENAKDSTAIKHLVSLKDKNPKLKIMLSLGGWSGCEPCSAVFAVAEKRAIFAKSVKDINAYFKCDGLDLDWEYPAIEGYPGHLYQMADKKNFTELVISLRKELGTKNELSFAAGGFQKYLDESIEWEKVMPLVNRVNIMSYDLVNGYSKVTGHHTPLFSTNTSEESTNRAVEYLLKLGIPAKKLVIGAAFYTRVWKEVANVNNGLYQSGVATNGIDFKDYETTFVKEKGWSYYWDEKAKAPYWYNEKEKLFATGDDIASVKEKTNYLIKKKLGGIMFWELTLDKKQNGMLDTIDEIKKSK from the coding sequence ATGAAAAGCTTTAAATTATATTTTTTATTTTTTCTAATTCCTTTATTTATTTCTGGGCAAAATAAAAAGGATTTATCGGTTATCGCTTATTATATGGGTGATGATAAGCAAATAGATGAATTTGATGTTTCAAAATTAACACATATTATTTTTAGTTTTTGTCATCTGAAAGACGGAAAATTAAATGTTGAAAATGCTAAAGATTCGACAGCGATTAAGCATCTTGTATCTTTAAAAGATAAGAATCCTAAGTTAAAAATTATGTTATCTCTAGGTGGATGGAGTGGATGTGAACCCTGTTCAGCCGTTTTCGCTGTTGCAGAAAAAAGAGCGATTTTTGCGAAGTCAGTTAAAGATATTAATGCTTATTTTAAATGTGATGGCTTAGATTTAGATTGGGAATATCCAGCAATCGAAGGGTATCCGGGTCATTTATATCAAATGGCTGATAAGAAAAATTTCACTGAACTTGTAATTTCACTACGTAAAGAATTAGGAACGAAAAACGAACTCAGTTTTGCTGCAGGAGGTTTTCAGAAATATTTAGATGAATCAATCGAGTGGGAAAAAGTGATGCCATTGGTAAATCGTGTAAATATTATGAGTTACGATTTGGTAAATGGATATTCTAAAGTTACAGGGCACCATACTCCTTTATTTAGTACAAATACTTCAGAAGAATCAACAAATCGTGCCGTAGAATATTTATTAAAGCTAGGTATTCCAGCTAAAAAACTTGTTATTGGTGCCGCTTTTTATACCCGAGTTTGGAAAGAGGTTGCTAATGTAAATAATGGATTGTATCAGTCTGGTGTGGCTACAAACGGGATTGATTTTAAAGATTATGAAACTACTTTTGTAAAAGAAAAAGGATGGAGTTATTATTGGGATGAAAAAGCTAAAGCTCCTTATTGGTACAATGAAAAAGAAAAGTTATTTGCAACAGGAGATGATATTGCTTCTGTAAAAGAGAAAACAAATTATCTCATAAAAAAGAAATTAGGAGGTATTATGTTTTGGGAGCTTACTTTAGACAAAAAACAAAACGGAATGCTTGATACAATTGATGAAATAAAGAAATCTAAGTAA